In the Wyeomyia smithii strain HCP4-BCI-WySm-NY-G18 chromosome 2, ASM2978416v1, whole genome shotgun sequence genome, one interval contains:
- the LOC129723883 gene encoding uncharacterized protein LOC129723883 yields MLRNQNITNVPGDVKRGSGNEKRRYVEDLNTLSKRELLDLKNRQELLLQNRSRILKLPDKGAKAQKFYDEILKQLHIHDDVSQAAELFSELNISAIGKKSLAKMEWSTNNMTSLEFNAILDSDDDLDDQKTNPMALLAQSTTKEKKTVLPPYQPSLITDQDIKEIEQMKQEGATHITADIIEIDSMQTPARVSGFLQKVQETDSNVGQNEIFDIHSIRLCRKENTTDKKERFLPFRTTKTNVHDIDKERNRYLKHAKCWDNTAATPPASTHCPAKMLTLDESIHIQAEKNKLVQAAQNLYAKERLKRRLEINEKLQSVQHDVMFDSIDFHVYRTSSESESEGEHDVEARFNSDGE; encoded by the exons ATgctgagaaatcaaaatataACAAACGTACCTGGCGACGTAAAGCGCGGCTCCGGAAATGAAAAACGAAGATATGTGGAAGATTTGAATACGCTAAGTAAAAGAGAATTATTGGATCTCAAAAATCGCCAAGAACTGTTATTACAAAACAG AAGTCGTATATTAAAACTTCCGGACAAAGGCGCCAAAGCTCAAAAATTTTATGATGAAATCCTTAAGCAACTGCACATTCATGATGATGTTTCACAAGCAGCAGAGCTGTTTTCGGAACTAAACATATCTGCTATTGGCAAGAAATCTTTAGCTAAAATGGAATGGAGCACCAATAACATGACTTCGTTAGAATTTAATGCAATACTTGACAGTGATGATGATTTGGATGATCAAAAAACTAACCCTATGGCTTTGTTGGCACAAAGTACTACTAAAGAGAAGAAAACTGTACTCCCTCCTTATCAACCGTCCCTTATTACTGATCAAGATATAAAAGAAATCGAACAGATGAAACAGGAAGGTGCCACACATATTACAGCCGATATAATAGAAATTGATTCAATGCAGACTCCCGCTAGAGTTAGTGGCTTTCTCCAAAAAGTACAAGAAAcagattcaaatgttggccagaACGAAATATTTGACATTCATTCAATACGACTATGTAGAAAGGAAAACACTACTGACAAAAAAGAAAGATTTCTTCCATTCCGAACGACAAAAACTAATGTACATGATATAGATAAAGAGAGGAACCGATATTTGAAACATGCTAAATGCTGGGATAATACAGCTGCAACACCGCCTGCTAGTACTCATTGCCCCGCAAAAATGCTTACGTTGGATGAATCAATACATATACAAGCTGAGAAAAATAAGTTAGTTCAAGCAGCTCAGAATCTCTATGCTAAAGAAAGATTGAAGAGGCGCTTggaaattaatgaaaaacttcAAAGCGTCCAACACGACGTTATGTTTGATTCAATTGATTTTCATGTCTACAGAACTTCATCAGAGAGCGAGAGCGAGGGCGAACACGACGTAGAAGCTCGATTCAACTCAGATGGCGAATAG
- the LOC129720180 gene encoding trichohyalin-like, translating into MASKFPRADHLTNEEVEYELIIRGRADEVNADADAKNRLLRKLFSDDLRENREYQSRFTIDQEYDRVSSIVNDLRGKLERGKDTDRCISRLKHYALRVARSLADDRDSEKMRRELGSEIREVLNKYSVRKDEDRSGKVDDNHKKVEEQKNDEEKAQNGASAQDQAESQGQQERPTGTIPKNSPQNQKEKTTNFELQLLRHRLKMLEQQLVEARSSARATENNNDRRRGRQRSCTSTESEDSDNDSSWVEGENRLGHHSRRTGERQSHQRKGTERQFEREENRPSNRRSMDRRSDNQDRQNGYQRDRQGQRTTLGNDREDRDESDECGIHNERLSGNRNNRRNEQNHRARRTDNDSDYSRTGQHRQREIEDREIQNADRRMEKWHLTFNGDSRHRSLEDFLQKIQHLARMDRIREDTLLQRVHTILRGEAYD; encoded by the coding sequence atggcatctaAATTTCCGCGTGCAGACCACTTAACCAATGAGGAAGTGGAATACGAGTTGATTATTCGTGGTAGAGCTGATGAAGTAaacgcggatgcggatgcgaaaAACCGGTTATTGCGTAAACTATTTTCGGACGACTTGAGGGAAAATCGGGAGTATCAATCACGGTTCACCATTGATCAAGAATACGATCGGGTGTCTAGCATTGTCAATGATTTGAGAGGAAAGTTAGAGAGGGGTAAAGATACGGACCGGTGTATCTCGCGCCTCAAGCACTATGCACTGAGGGTAGCGCGGAGTTTGGCGGACGATCGCGACTCTGAAAAAATGCGTAGGGAACTTGGGAGTGAAATACGGGAAGTGTTGAACAAATATAGTGTTAGAAAAGATGAGGACCGCTCAGGGAAAGTTGACGACAACCACAAGAAAGTAGAGGAGCAGAAAAATGACGAAGAAAAAGCGCAAAACGGAGCATCTGCTCAAGACCAAGCAGAATCTCAAGGCCAACAGGAAAGACCGACCGGGACAATTCCCAAGAATTCGCCGCAGAACCAAAAGGAAAAGACTACGAATTTTGAACTGCAACTTTTGAGGCATAGGCTAAAAATGTTAGAACAACAGCTAGTTGAAGCAAGGTCTTCAGCGCGAGCGACAGAAAATAACAATGATAGACGTCGGGGTCGTCAGCGAAGTTGTACCTCTACGGAATCTGAAGATTCAGACAATGATAGTTCCTGGGTCGAAGGGGAAAATAGATTGGGGCACCATTCCAGAAGAACCGGAGAAAGGCAGTCACATCAGAGAAAAGGTACAGAAAGACAGTTTGAGCGCGAGGAGAACCGACCGTCAAACCGACGCAGCATGGACCGACGAAGTGATAACCAAGATCGCCAAAATGGCTATCAAAGGGACAGACAAGGACAGAGAACAACCCTTGGGAACGATCGGGAAGATCGGGATGAGTCAGATGAGTGCGGAATACATAACGAGCGGCTGAGTGGTAACCGAAATAATAGGAGAAATGAGCAAAACCACAGAGCCAGAAGAACGGATAACGATTCCGATTACAGTAGAACAGGGCAACATAGACAACGAGAGATCGAGGATCGAGAAATCCAGAATGCGGATAGAAGAATGGAAAAGTGGCATCTAACGTTCAATGGAGACTCGCGCCATAGATCGTTGGAAGATTTTCTCCAAAAAATTCAACACTTGGCAAGAATGGATCGGATTCGTGAGGACACGCTGTTACAAAGGGTACACACGATACTGCGTGGAGAAGCCTATGACTAG